The Deltaproteobacteria bacterium DNA segment GGGGGCTTTGTCGGCTCCATCCGGTATCTCCGGGAGTTCCCGGAGGACATCGACCTCATGGGCGCGAGTTTCAACGGCGAACTGGGTGGCAGCGGAGTCACCTTGCAGGCCGAGGTCGCCTATCGCCGGAACCAGCCGCTCCAGGTCGACAACGCAGAGCTCATATACTCCGCGTTGAGTCCGCTGCGGAGGCTCGCCGCGCAGGCGGCCATGGCGCAAGGCCCCGCGCGACAACTGTTGGCGGGCCTCGCGCGCGCCGGGCAGTTGTTCAGCATGAGCCAGACCGGTCCGGCGGACCCGGGGCAGGAGATTCCGGGCTTTCGCCGCAAGGACGTGGTGCAGGGTTCTGTAGCCGTGTCCAAGGCGTTGGCGCCCATGCTGGGGGCCGACGGATGGATCGTGCTGGCCGAGGCCGGATTTACCCAGATCCAGGACATGGAGGACAAGTCGGAGCTCCGTTACGACGGCACGGGCACATGGACCAGTGGCAATCCCGCCTTCACGGCCGGCGGAGTCCAGCCGGTAACCCAAGTGACCGGCTTCGCCGATCCGTTCTCATGGGGTTACCGGGCCGTGCTGCGGGGCGCCTACAGCAACGCCCTCGGACCGGTGAACCTTGCGCCGCAGGTCGCCTTCGCCCACGACGTCAACGGCACGACACCGAGGCCCATCGGCAACTTCGTGGAAGGACGCCAGACGGTGACGCTGTCGGTGGGGGCAAGCTACCTGCTGTCTTGGCGGGCGCAACTGGCGTACACGCAGTTCTTCGGCGCGGGCCAGCACAACATGCTGGCCGATCGTGACTTCGTGTCGTTCACGGTGAGCTATTCCTTCTGACGGAGCGGGATTGGATCACATGAAGCGGGTTTGGATCACATGAATACGCGACGGAGCATCTGGGCGGCCGCGTTGGTATGGGCGCTGATCGCGGCGGTACCGGCGGCGGCGAAGGTCACGGCCGAAGAAGCGGGCCGGCTGGGAGCGGAGTTGACGCCCTTGGGCGCCGAAAAGGCGGGCAACGAGGCCGGCACCATTCCCGCATGGGAGGGCGGCATCACGAAACCGCCGGCCGGCTATCGTGCGGGAAAGCGCCTCGTCGATCCGTTCCCGGACGACAAGCCGCTCTTCACCATCACCGCGGAGAATTACAAACGATACGAGGCGAACCTTACGCCGGGTCAGATCGCGGTGCTCCGGCGCTACCCCGAGACCTACCGGATGCCGGTGTACCGGGCGCGGCGCACGGCGTCGCTGCCACCGCGCATCTACGAGCGCACCATCGGCAACGCCGTCACCGCGATGCTCACTGACGATGGCAACGGCGTGGTGAACGCCGCCGAGGGCATCCCGTTCCCGATCCCCAAGAACGGGCTTGAGGCCATCTGGAACCACTTGCTGCGCTACCGCGGCAAGTCCGTGCGCGTCACCAGCGGTCAGGCCGCGCCCACGGCCGACGGCTCCTACGTGGTGGTGCAAATCCGCGAGCAGGTGTTGTGGGGTTACCAGCAGCCCGGCGCAACCACGGAGAACATCGACAACAAGCTCGCCTACTTCCTCCAGGAGGTGCTGTCCCCGGCAAGGTTGGCGGGTTCGCTGATCCTGGTCCACGACACCCTGAACCAGGCGGCGGAGCCGCGCAAGGCGTGGGTCTACAATCCCGGGCAGCGTCGCGTCCGGCGCGCGGCCAACGTCGGCTATGACAATCCCGGCACGGGCTCCGACGGCCAGCGCACCAACGATCAGGCCGACATGTACAACGGCGCGCCGGACCGTTACGACTGGACGCTGGTGGGGAAACGGGAGATCTACATCCCTTACAACAGCTACAAGCTCGCGAGCGGTGGCCATGGCTTCGACGACGTCCTGAAGCCGGGCCACATCAACCCGGACCTGACCCGCTACGAGCGCCACCGGGTGTGGGTGGTGGAGGCGCGGTTGAAGCAAGGCACCCGGCACATCTTTCCCCGGCGCACGTTCTATCTCGACGAGGACAGTTGGCAGATCGCGGTGGTGGACCAGTACGATGCCCGCGGCGAGATGTGGCGGCTGAGCCAGGCCTATATCATCAACCACTACCAGGTGCCGGTGCTGTGGAGCACCGGCATGTCGATCTACGACCTCCAGAACGGACGCTATCTCGTCAAGGGTCTGACTAACGAATACGAGCCGCCGCGTTTCGACCTGGAGCTGAACCCGAACCAGTTCACGCCGCGGGCGCTGCGGCGCCGGGGCCGCCGTTGACCGGGCGGTAGCGCCGCCTCATCGCACCTTGGCGACGACAAGTAATCCTGCGCAACCGATCAGAGGTATTTGCCGGACGCGGCACCAGCGTCTCATTGCTGGACCCCGTGGGGGTCGAGCGCGTCTCGAAGTCCATCGCCGATGTAGTTGAACGCCATCACCGTGACGAATATCAGGACGCCGGGGATCAGCACCCACGGGTGGAAACGGATCTGCGCGATGTCCATGGCCAGGGCCAGCATGTTGCCCCAGGACGCCTCAGGGTCCTGGATGCCCAGGCCGATGAGGCTCAGGCCGGATTCCCCGAGGATGTAACCCGGGATGGACATGGTGGCGGCGACGATGGCGTAGGAGAACGTGTTGGGGAGCACGTGGCGGACGATGATGCGCGCGTGGGGCAAGCCCATGGCCCGTGCGCTGGTGACGTAGTCCATTTCCTTGATGGACAACACGAGGCCGCGGATGATGCGCGCAAGGCTGGCCCAACCGATGAAGCTCAGGATGACGACGATGGCCATGTAGGTCTGGAACGACGTCCAGTCCGCGGGAATCGCCGCGCGCAGGGCCAGCAGCAGATAAAAGCCCGGCACCATCATCAGCATCTCGCACAGCCGCTGAATCAGCATGTCCGTGCGGCCGCCGAAATAACCGGAGGCGCCGCCGATGAGCATTCCCAGGACGAACGTGATGGTCACCCCCACCAGTCCCACCGACAGTGAGATGCGGCCGCCGTGCAGCAGGCGGGAAAGGACGTCACGGCCGAAATTGTCGGAGCCGAGCAGGAACAGCATGGGGCGGTTGGGGTCGGTGTGGGAAATGTCCTCCACGCCGCGCAGACCGAACAGGTGGATTCGCGTTTCGATCAGTCCCAGGAAACGGTAGGGGTCCCCGGTGACGAAAATCCCGATGGGGTAGGCGGTGCCCGGCACCTCGCGATAGACCTTGCGCTGGTTCTCGTCGAACTCGAACGTGCTGTTGCGCACGTACGGCCACGTCAGTCCGTTCTCGTCGAAGATATGGACCCAGGTAATCATGGGCGGATGGTAGGCTTTCTTGCGAGCGCTGGCGGCATAGTGATGGGGCGAGAGGAAATCCGCGAAGATGGCGCTGCCGTAGAGAAGCACGAGGATCCAGAATCCCAGCATGGCCAGGCGGTTGTGCCGCAGGCGTGACAGGGCGCGGCGGACCGGAGAGCGGGAACCGGGTACGCCGCGCGGTTCGCGGCTCGTGTTGTCGGGTTCGGGCGGCATGGACGCTATCGGTAGCTGATGCGGGGGTCGACCCATGCCAGCAGGATGTCGGCGAGAAGGTTGCCGATGATCAGCAGCAATCCTCCCGCAAGCGAGCTGGCCATGACCACGTAGATGTCGTAGGAGCGCACGGCGGTCAGCATCAACTGCCCGATCCCCGGGTAGCCGAAAACGATCTCCACCAGGGCCGAGCCGCCGATGAGGGTGGGCAGCAGGGAGCCGAAGCCCGCCACGAACGGGGTCACGGCGTTTCTCAGGATGTGCTTGTAGTTCACCATGGTGTTGGACAGGCCCTTGGCTCGTGCCGTGACCACGAACTGCATGTGGCTCTTGTCGAGGAACTCCGCCCGCAGCACCCGCACCAGCGCCGCCATGGCGCCGGTTCCCAGAACGAGCACCGGCAGAACCAAGTGACGCGCCAGGTCCGTCATTCGGCCCCACGTGCCGAGGTCGTGATAGTTCGCGGAGGTGAGCCCGCCGATGGGAAGAAGTTCGTAGAACGGATTGGCCGGGTCGAGATCATAGGTCAAGGATGCGCCGTAGAGCAGCAACAGCGCCAGGAAGAACGAAGGGACGGCCATGCCCATGTAGGCCATGAAGCCGAAGGCCTTGTCGCTCCAGGAGTAGGGATGGGTGGCGGAGTAGATGCCGATGGGCAGCGACAGCAGCCAGGTGAAGAGAATGGCCAGCACGTTCAACAGCATGGTGTTCTTGAGGAACGGCCACATGGTGGTCCAGACGGGCTGGCGGTTGGCGATGGACTTGCCGAAGTCCGGCGCGCCGACATGGAAACCGCTGCCGGCCTTCTCGAGGCGGATCTCGTCTACGAAGAGCGAACCGGCGACGTCGCCCTGGAACGAGATCGGCCCCATGCGCGTGGTTTCCAGACCCGCCGCGTGAAGTTCCGTGAAGTCCACCGAGAGTGACGTGGTGACGCCGGGGGGCAGGCGCACGTCCGTCGCGTAGGTGTTGGCGTCCAGGTCCCGGAACGTCACGGTCGCCGTCATGGGCGGCGCCGGTGCCGCGATGATCCTGAAGCCCAAGCCGTCACAGCGGCTCAGGTCCCCGAGCCCCACCGGCAGGGTGTTGCGGATCAGCGCCAGGCGGCGCATCGGGTCCAGCGCATGGCCCATTGCGGCCAACGCCGTGTCTCCCGCCCGGCAGGAGACCTCCAGCATCGCGGGCCGGCCGCCGCGCTGCCGCGCGAACAGGAACAGTCCCTTGAGCTTGCTCCGGTCCACGCCGAAACGGGCGTAATCGGCGTCGGTCAGCGTGATGGACGCGGGCTCGTCCGCATCGATGGAGCGGCGCTCCTGAAAGGCCTTCCCGTTGCCGTCCTGGATGCGCAGGAAAACGTCCGCGCCGCCCACCCGGTCGTTGCGGAGTTCCATCTCGACGGACTGGAAGTCATCGCCGGACCAGTGATTGCCGGGCCGTTGACTGGCCGCGTTGGGGTTGTCCGTCTTTCCCAGCACGCCGATCTCTCCGGGCGCGTCGAAGTTGAAGCCGAGGCCGAAGGTGCCGTCTTCGGACAGCGGGACCAGGATGGGCGTGGCGTTGCCCGAAATTTCGTAGGCCCTCCGGTTGGCGGGGAGGTCGGCGTATTCGAAGTCGGCGATGCGCACGCGTTCGCTCGCGAAACGAATGTCGAACAACACGCCGCGCAGCCAACGCAGGTACTGAGTGCCCCAGCCCTTGTCCGCGCCGAACTCGCGTTTCCACTGGCGCAGTTGCCGCTGGTCGAGGTCGGGTTGGAGGGCCCACTGGTGGAAGTAATCCCCGGGAGCGATCTGGATGATCATGAAGATCACGAAGGTCAGGGCGAACAGTGACGGAATCGTGATCAGCAGCCGCCGTGCGATGTATGCGGTCATGTTGGGATCGCCGGGTTCTCCGTGACGCTGTCCCGAACCGGAGGCGGGACACCCGTCATTGCAGGTGAAGTCTGCGTGGGTCGAACAGGTCGAAGAGGGTCGGCGTCACATTGCCGAAGCGGTTCCGGAGTGCCGTGATGCGCTCGGCGAGCGCCGTATAGACCACGGGGACGTGATCGGAAGCGATCTGCTGGAACTCCCTGTAGAGCGCGACCCGCTTGTGATGCTCCAGCTCGCGGCTGCCCTGGACGAAGAGTTCGTCGATCTGTTTCTCCCATTCCGTGGCCGGTTCTTCCTGGTTCGGGAACCACAGGTGCAGCCGTTCGCTGGAATGCCAGAAGTTGATGCCGTGGTGAGGCTCCACGCCCCCCGTGAAGCCGATGACGATGGCTTCCCAATCGTAGGTGCTGGTGAGCTGGGACACCAGCTTGTTGAATTCCAGGAACCTGAGATTGACCCGTATGCCGATTCTCTCCAGGTCCTGCTTCATGAGCGTGCATACCCGTTCCCGCACGGTGTTTCCGGAGTTGGTGGCGAGGTTGAAGACAAGGCTGTTGCCTTCGGCGTCTTCGCGGATGCCGTCGCCGTCCACGTCGAACCAACCCAGGCCGTCGAGCAGCGCATTGGCCGTGGGGATGTCGTACGGGTAGCGGGTCACGCTGGGATTGTGGAAGTCGCCGGCCGCGGGGCTCACCGCCGCCCACTGCGGATAGCCGAGTCCGTTCATGACGTTGTCGATGATACTGTCCTTGTCGATGCTGTGTGCCAACGCCTTGCGGAAGGCCAGCGTCCGGAACCACTTGAGCTTGACGGGATCGACGAATGGAGCGTCGTTGTTGGGATTCTTGCCGGCGTTCATGTTCAGGGCCAGAAAGGTCGTGCCGAAGTTCGGTCCGCGCTTGTACAGGGTGAAGTTCTTCGCCGCTTCCTGGGGTTTCAGGATCGGGAAATGCTCGCCGGCTACCTCCAGGAAGTCGGTTTCACCGGCCTGAAACTTCAACAGCGCGGTGGCCAGGTTGGGCACCACCAGGTAAACGATGCGGTCCAGGTACGGCAAGGCGTTTCCCGCCGCGTCCCGCTGCCGGTACCGTGGGTTCCTCTTGAGGACGATGCGCTCCCCGGCGTCGTAGCGCTCGATGAC contains these protein-coding regions:
- a CDS encoding DUF1329 domain-containing protein produces the protein MNTRRSIWAAALVWALIAAVPAAAKVTAEEAGRLGAELTPLGAEKAGNEAGTIPAWEGGITKPPAGYRAGKRLVDPFPDDKPLFTITAENYKRYEANLTPGQIAVLRRYPETYRMPVYRARRTASLPPRIYERTIGNAVTAMLTDDGNGVVNAAEGIPFPIPKNGLEAIWNHLLRYRGKSVRVTSGQAAPTADGSYVVVQIREQVLWGYQQPGATTENIDNKLAYFLQEVLSPARLAGSLILVHDTLNQAAEPRKAWVYNPGQRRVRRAANVGYDNPGTGSDGQRTNDQADMYNGAPDRYDWTLVGKREIYIPYNSYKLASGGHGFDDVLKPGHINPDLTRYERHRVWVVEARLKQGTRHIFPRRTFYLDEDSWQIAVVDQYDARGEMWRLSQAYIINHYQVPVLWSTGMSIYDLQNGRYLVKGLTNEYEPPRFDLELNPNQFTPRALRRRGRR
- a CDS encoding ABC transporter permease; this encodes MPPEPDNTSREPRGVPGSRSPVRRALSRLRHNRLAMLGFWILVLLYGSAIFADFLSPHHYAASARKKAYHPPMITWVHIFDENGLTWPYVRNSTFEFDENQRKVYREVPGTAYPIGIFVTGDPYRFLGLIETRIHLFGLRGVEDISHTDPNRPMLFLLGSDNFGRDVLSRLLHGGRISLSVGLVGVTITFVLGMLIGGASGYFGGRTDMLIQRLCEMLMMVPGFYLLLALRAAIPADWTSFQTYMAIVVILSFIGWASLARIIRGLVLSIKEMDYVTSARAMGLPHARIIVRHVLPNTFSYAIVAATMSIPGYILGESGLSLIGLGIQDPEASWGNMLALAMDIAQIRFHPWVLIPGVLIFVTVMAFNYIGDGLRDALDPHGVQQ
- a CDS encoding ABC transporter permease subunit — encoded protein: MTAYIARRLLITIPSLFALTFVIFMIIQIAPGDYFHQWALQPDLDQRQLRQWKREFGADKGWGTQYLRWLRGVLFDIRFASERVRIADFEYADLPANRRAYEISGNATPILVPLSEDGTFGLGFNFDAPGEIGVLGKTDNPNAASQRPGNHWSGDDFQSVEMELRNDRVGGADVFLRIQDGNGKAFQERRSIDADEPASITLTDADYARFGVDRSKLKGLFLFARQRGGRPAMLEVSCRAGDTALAAMGHALDPMRRLALIRNTLPVGLGDLSRCDGLGFRIIAAPAPPMTATVTFRDLDANTYATDVRLPPGVTTSLSVDFTELHAAGLETTRMGPISFQGDVAGSLFVDEIRLEKAGSGFHVGAPDFGKSIANRQPVWTTMWPFLKNTMLLNVLAILFTWLLSLPIGIYSATHPYSWSDKAFGFMAYMGMAVPSFFLALLLLYGASLTYDLDPANPFYELLPIGGLTSANYHDLGTWGRMTDLARHLVLPVLVLGTGAMAALVRVLRAEFLDKSHMQFVVTARAKGLSNTMVNYKHILRNAVTPFVAGFGSLLPTLIGGSALVEIVFGYPGIGQLMLTAVRSYDIYVVMASSLAGGLLLIIGNLLADILLAWVDPRISYR
- a CDS encoding ABC transporter substrate-binding protein codes for the protein MKHTGLRATIAAILWVLCTLLFPAGNAAAQNNAPRDADLIAQLKENAARFEYSSGKPGGTLTLSTISGPKTFNLAISTETSSTQILEYLFEGLVETSWLTAEVEPALAERWESSEDGLVWTFFLRRDVQWADGNPFSADDVVFTFSRIIYNDAIPASARPGLTIRYRDDTTQAWRKSQAKVEKVDAHTVRFTLPAPFAPFLRAMATSIYPRHILAKHVDDGTFTSTWDVGTEPGDIVGTGPFVIERYDAGERIVLKRNPRYRQRDAAGNALPYLDRIVYLVVPNLATALLKFQAGETDFLEVAGEHFPILKPQEAAKNFTLYKRGPNFGTTFLALNMNAGKNPNNDAPFVDPVKLKWFRTLAFRKALAHSIDKDSIIDNVMNGLGYPQWAAVSPAAGDFHNPSVTRYPYDIPTANALLDGLGWFDVDGDGIREDAEGNSLVFNLATNSGNTVRERVCTLMKQDLERIGIRVNLRFLEFNKLVSQLTSTYDWEAIVIGFTGGVEPHHGINFWHSSERLHLWFPNQEEPATEWEKQIDELFVQGSRELEHHKRVALYREFQQIASDHVPVVYTALAERITALRNRFGNVTPTLFDLFDPRRLHLQ